A section of the Oreochromis aureus strain Israel breed Guangdong linkage group 22, ZZ_aureus, whole genome shotgun sequence genome encodes:
- the kifc1 gene encoding kinesin-like protein KIFC1 isoform X1, producing MQTVYIPPKQKTPKDKTSIHTYGGGVWAISANHGKTLTKVVQFKFKRSRTEIPRTQKLFLSPQQSMSRLPVMSSKRVLACSSAENAQDLAPAQKRLRKDADLVKPAATVIGTKRPALAATRAPLSRPLRAAGAATVAAAPSRGVIKQSVASAAAKGGNMKQPVVSTGTKTGGTQKRNPWDLKGKVSDMEDKVRNYQMKVKTLNQENEVLQDSVSQSQRKMVQVEKELQIQRSQIGEYERKLQVLAGVQDELEKVLSDKNFLQKELTNLEGKYKVMETLRDSQETELQTLKMKLSVQESTLARVQANLRDSEEEVRSLKETVAQQKDEIYAGEMERRRLHNTIQELKGNIRVFCRVRPLVGGGLPKHIQLATSDNKAITLAKTEESHTGKTADTQKNYNFSFDRVFGPRTSQQEVFEEISLLVQSALDGYNVCCFAYGQTGSGKTYTMEGDEFDETRGVIPRAVQQIFKAAGKLGEQGWEFTFTASFVEIYNETLRDLLYTGKSSKRPEHEIRKTASNEVTITNLTYERVINEDQVLGLIALANQNRSTAQTAQNDRSSRSHSVFQLDIEGVNAGRDVKCKSTLCLVDGWQRDDRHQGDRFKEMTAINGSLSNLGIVIAALANKESYVPYRNSKLTYLLQGCLGGNSKTLMFVNIAPEPDSFGETLNSLRFASKVNDCVIGTATANKK from the exons CCCACAACAGAGCATGTCCCGCCTGCCAGTAATGTCAAGTAAGAGGGTACTCGCGTGCAGCAGCGCGGAGAACGCCCAGGACTTGGCACCTGCACAG AAGAGACTCCGTAAGGATGCAGATCTGGTTAAACCAGCGGCTACAGTCATTGGTACCAAGCGACCTGCTCTTGCAGCAACCCGAGCACCTCTCT CTAGGCCACTCAGAGCTGCAGGAGCTGCCACTGTAGCTGCGGCTCCGTCTAGAG GTGTCATTAAGCAGTCTGTAGCTTCAGCTGCAGCAAAGGGAGGCAACATGAAGCAACCTGTTGTGTCCACCGGCACAAAAACAG GTGGAACACAAAAACGAAACCCTTGGGATCTGAAGGGCAAGGTCAGCGACATGGAGGATAAGGTCCGTAACTACCAGATGAAAGTTAAGACTCTGAATCAGGAAAATGAGGTTCTCCAAGACTCGGTGTCCCAGAGCCAAAGAAAAATGGTGCAAGTGGAGAAGGAGCTTCAGATACAGAGGAGCCAGATCGG GGAGTATGAGAGGAAGCTGCAGGTGTTGGCAGGAGTCCAGGATGAGCTGGAGAAAGTCTTGAGTGATAAGAACTTTCTTCAGAAGGAGCTCACCAACTTGGAGGGGAAATACAAAGTGATGGAGACTCTCCGAGACAGCCAAGAAACGGAGCTGCAGACTCTGAAG ATGAAGCTCTCTGTGCAGGAGTCGACTCTGGCCCGTGTGCAGGCAAACCTCAGAGACTCTGAGGAGGAGGTCCGGTCTCTGAAAGAAACTGTGGCACAGCAGAAGGATGAAATTTATGCTGGAGAGATGGAGCGCAGACGGCTCCACAACACCATACAAGAGCTCAAG GGCAATATCAGAGTGTTCTGCAGAGTGCGTCCTCTGGTAGGTGGAGGCCTTCCCAAGCATATACAACTCGCCACAAGTGACAATAAAGCGATAACGCTGGCTAAAACCGAGGAG tctCACACGGGCAAAACTGCAGACACTCAGAAGAATTACAACTTCAGCTTCGACCGTGTGTTTGGTCCCCGGACCTCTCAGCAGGAG GTCTTTGAGGAAATCTCCCtgctggtgcagtcagcactgGACGGCTACAATGTCTGCTGCTTTGCCTACGGTCAGACCGGAAGTGGAAAGACGTACACCATGGAGGGGGACGAGTTTGACGAGACCAGAGGTGTCATTCCCAGAGCTGTGCAACAGATCTTTAAAGCTGCAGGAAAACTGGGAGAACAAGGCTGGGAG ttcacGTTCACAGCGAGCTTTGTCGAAATCTACAATGAGACCCTGAGGGATCTTCTGTACACCGGCAAGTCCAGCAAGAGACCTGAGCACGAGATCCGCAAGACAGCCAGCAACGAAGTGACAATCACCAATCTCACCTATGAGCGGGTCATCAATGAGGATCAG GTTCTCGGTCTGATTGCTTTGGCCAATCAGAATCGCTCCACTGCCCAGACAGCCCAGAATGACCGCTCCTCTCGCTCCCACTCAGTCTTCCAGCTGGATATTGAGGGAGTCAATGCCGGCAGGGATGTCAAGTGCAAAT CCACTCTGTGCCTGGTGGACGGCTGGCAAAGAGATGACCGCCATCAGGGTGACCGTTTCAAAGAGATGACCGCCATCAACGGCTCGCTGTCCAACCTGGGCATCGTTATCGCCGCTCTGGCCAACAAG GAGAGTTACGTTCCCTACAGGAACTCGAAGCTCACCTACCTCCTGCAGGGATGTTTGGGGGGAAACAGCAAAAC CTTGATGTTTGTTAACATCGCTCCGGAGCCCGACAGCTTTGGGGAAACTCTGAACTCATTGAGGTTTGCCAGCAAG GTGAACGACTGCGTCATCGGGACAGCGACAGCCAACAAAAAGTAG
- the kifc1 gene encoding kinesin-like protein KIFC1 isoform X2 encodes MSRLPVMSSKRVLACSSAENAQDLAPAQKRLRKDADLVKPAATVIGTKRPALAATRAPLSRPLRAAGAATVAAAPSRGVIKQSVASAAAKGGNMKQPVVSTGTKTGGTQKRNPWDLKGKVSDMEDKVRNYQMKVKTLNQENEVLQDSVSQSQRKMVQVEKELQIQRSQIGEYERKLQVLAGVQDELEKVLSDKNFLQKELTNLEGKYKVMETLRDSQETELQTLKMKLSVQESTLARVQANLRDSEEEVRSLKETVAQQKDEIYAGEMERRRLHNTIQELKGNIRVFCRVRPLVGGGLPKHIQLATSDNKAITLAKTEESHTGKTADTQKNYNFSFDRVFGPRTSQQEVFEEISLLVQSALDGYNVCCFAYGQTGSGKTYTMEGDEFDETRGVIPRAVQQIFKAAGKLGEQGWEFTFTASFVEIYNETLRDLLYTGKSSKRPEHEIRKTASNEVTITNLTYERVINEDQVLGLIALANQNRSTAQTAQNDRSSRSHSVFQLDIEGVNAGRDVKCKSTLCLVDGWQRDDRHQGDRFKEMTAINGSLSNLGIVIAALANKESYVPYRNSKLTYLLQGCLGGNSKTLMFVNIAPEPDSFGETLNSLRFASKVNDCVIGTATANKK; translated from the exons ATGTCCCGCCTGCCAGTAATGTCAAGTAAGAGGGTACTCGCGTGCAGCAGCGCGGAGAACGCCCAGGACTTGGCACCTGCACAG AAGAGACTCCGTAAGGATGCAGATCTGGTTAAACCAGCGGCTACAGTCATTGGTACCAAGCGACCTGCTCTTGCAGCAACCCGAGCACCTCTCT CTAGGCCACTCAGAGCTGCAGGAGCTGCCACTGTAGCTGCGGCTCCGTCTAGAG GTGTCATTAAGCAGTCTGTAGCTTCAGCTGCAGCAAAGGGAGGCAACATGAAGCAACCTGTTGTGTCCACCGGCACAAAAACAG GTGGAACACAAAAACGAAACCCTTGGGATCTGAAGGGCAAGGTCAGCGACATGGAGGATAAGGTCCGTAACTACCAGATGAAAGTTAAGACTCTGAATCAGGAAAATGAGGTTCTCCAAGACTCGGTGTCCCAGAGCCAAAGAAAAATGGTGCAAGTGGAGAAGGAGCTTCAGATACAGAGGAGCCAGATCGG GGAGTATGAGAGGAAGCTGCAGGTGTTGGCAGGAGTCCAGGATGAGCTGGAGAAAGTCTTGAGTGATAAGAACTTTCTTCAGAAGGAGCTCACCAACTTGGAGGGGAAATACAAAGTGATGGAGACTCTCCGAGACAGCCAAGAAACGGAGCTGCAGACTCTGAAG ATGAAGCTCTCTGTGCAGGAGTCGACTCTGGCCCGTGTGCAGGCAAACCTCAGAGACTCTGAGGAGGAGGTCCGGTCTCTGAAAGAAACTGTGGCACAGCAGAAGGATGAAATTTATGCTGGAGAGATGGAGCGCAGACGGCTCCACAACACCATACAAGAGCTCAAG GGCAATATCAGAGTGTTCTGCAGAGTGCGTCCTCTGGTAGGTGGAGGCCTTCCCAAGCATATACAACTCGCCACAAGTGACAATAAAGCGATAACGCTGGCTAAAACCGAGGAG tctCACACGGGCAAAACTGCAGACACTCAGAAGAATTACAACTTCAGCTTCGACCGTGTGTTTGGTCCCCGGACCTCTCAGCAGGAG GTCTTTGAGGAAATCTCCCtgctggtgcagtcagcactgGACGGCTACAATGTCTGCTGCTTTGCCTACGGTCAGACCGGAAGTGGAAAGACGTACACCATGGAGGGGGACGAGTTTGACGAGACCAGAGGTGTCATTCCCAGAGCTGTGCAACAGATCTTTAAAGCTGCAGGAAAACTGGGAGAACAAGGCTGGGAG ttcacGTTCACAGCGAGCTTTGTCGAAATCTACAATGAGACCCTGAGGGATCTTCTGTACACCGGCAAGTCCAGCAAGAGACCTGAGCACGAGATCCGCAAGACAGCCAGCAACGAAGTGACAATCACCAATCTCACCTATGAGCGGGTCATCAATGAGGATCAG GTTCTCGGTCTGATTGCTTTGGCCAATCAGAATCGCTCCACTGCCCAGACAGCCCAGAATGACCGCTCCTCTCGCTCCCACTCAGTCTTCCAGCTGGATATTGAGGGAGTCAATGCCGGCAGGGATGTCAAGTGCAAAT CCACTCTGTGCCTGGTGGACGGCTGGCAAAGAGATGACCGCCATCAGGGTGACCGTTTCAAAGAGATGACCGCCATCAACGGCTCGCTGTCCAACCTGGGCATCGTTATCGCCGCTCTGGCCAACAAG GAGAGTTACGTTCCCTACAGGAACTCGAAGCTCACCTACCTCCTGCAGGGATGTTTGGGGGGAAACAGCAAAAC CTTGATGTTTGTTAACATCGCTCCGGAGCCCGACAGCTTTGGGGAAACTCTGAACTCATTGAGGTTTGCCAGCAAG GTGAACGACTGCGTCATCGGGACAGCGACAGCCAACAAAAAGTAG
- the zbtb22b gene encoding LOW QUALITY PROTEIN: zinc finger and BTB domain-containing protein 22b (The sequence of the model RefSeq protein was modified relative to this genomic sequence to represent the inferred CDS: deleted 1 base in 1 codon), giving the protein MQSVPMEVGSSSSGSVVQVCFPSAQTSVLDSLNRQREDGSLCDLSIHVQGQVFKAHRCVLAASSPYFHDQVLLKNMSTVSIPAVMDPLAFESVLSCAYTGQLRMLRDDIVNYLTVGSVLQMWHIVDKCTELLKEGRAAAAGGSGGGGGGGAVQDGTSGAGGSANSGCSSSNGDGGAGGGNGAAGAGSVGQVQVGESNEPPRASQPPSRPSVSESQSPSSTNYFSPRDGSSFGGGGAAATGASGDGGGANNTPSYCTPSGGEEAFLIEEEDEAEEEEEEVLYHQRKRGSTGGGGSGRRKKMSSVSEQEVGVSDSFGVSSYQDGEDSALPLQKRPTYSQPSIMPRKQWVVVKTERMEDDDLIVVSGEEGGEDEEDEDEREMELARERERSNFNISNVRSLSGELGGRADNDMDSQVDYCQSSEDYLKFEGSLMDQTLAQHLHDGAAGQNQNANRAVSALLGQVQSAASARAQLFPLDMQGNQILLYSQASGLPLDASAPPLGMAGGMIGGSSFKGPSMEHGAVHLSVQGGLGVDGAESGGIGGGGGSSGGGSGGSGKVFMCHCGKTFTHKSMRDRHINMHLDLRPFHCPVCAKKFKMKHHLTEHMKTHTGLKPYDCLGCGKKFMWRDSFMRHRSHCERRSGLGESGEGGSGSDGGRRGGGGGEDGPDLISSPHLLLSAGEGGQGGILGGGARGGTSVLSPQHGGLSAAGSGGGNSSMSNSSSAALSNNMAAAAGALLGAVSQSQGQGSVMFGGLGLGRGACEEDVCEMMLLVPV; this is encoded by the exons ATGCAGTCTGTGCCCATGGAGGTgggaagcagcagcagcggctcAGTGGTTCAGGTTTGCTTCCCCAGTGCTCAGACCTCGGTGCTGGACAGCCTGAACCGGCAGAGAGAGGATGGCAGCCTCTGCGACCTCTCCATCCACGTCCAGGGACAAGTGTTCAAGGCCCACCGCTGCGTCCTGGCTGCGTCCTCGCCCTACTTCCACGACCAG GTACTACTGAAGAACATGTCCACGGTCTCCATCCCAGCAGTGATGGACCCGCTGGCGTTTGAGAGCGTGCTGAGCTGCGCCTACACGGGTCAGCTCCGGATGCTCCGCGATGACATCGTCAACTACCTCACAGTGGGCAGCGTCCTACAGATGTGGCACATTGTGGACAAATGCACGGAGCTGCTGAAGGAGGGCCGAGCCGCGGCGGCAGGAGGGAgcggaggaggtggaggaggtggggcTGTGCAGGATGGAACGAGTGGAGCTGGAGGATCAGCCAACTCCGGCTGTAGCAGCAGCAATGGTGACGGTGGAGCAGGTGGTGGTAATGGAGCTGCTGGTGCTGGAAGTGTTGGTCAAGTACAGGTTGGGGAGTCTAACGAACCCCCGCGAGCCTCCCAGCCTCCCAGCCGCCCGTCGGTGAGCGAGAGCCAATCACCCAGCAGCACCAACTACTTCAGCCCCAGGGACGGGAGCAGCTTTGGGGGAGGTGGCGCGGCTGCAACGGGGGCTTCTGGGGATGGAGGCGGGGCTAACAACACCCCCAGCTACTGCACTCCATCAGGAGGCGAAGAAGCCTTCCTTATtgaggaggaagatgaagccgaggaggaagaggaggaggtgctATACCATCAAAGGAAACGAGGAAgcacaggaggaggaggcagcgggaggaggaagaagatgagCTCAGTGTCAGAGCAGGAGGTCGGGGTCAGCGACAGCTTTGGGGTTTCATCCTATCAG GATGGAGAGGACTCTGCGTTACCGCTGCAGAAGCGTCCCACCTACAGCCAGCCCAGCATCATGCCTCGCAAGCAGTGGGTGGTGGTGAAAACCGAACGGATGGAGGACGACGACCTGATCGTGGTCTCCGGGGAGGAAGGAGGAGAAGACGAGGAGGACGAGGATGAGAGGGAGATGGAGCTGGCACGAGAGCGGGAAAGGAGCAACTTCAACATCTCGAACGTCAGGAGCCTTTCAGGCGAA CTCGGGGGCAGAGCGGACAACGACATGGACTCACAG GTCGATTACTGCCAGTCTTCAGAGGACTACCTCAAGTTTGAAGGAAGTCTCATGGACCAAACTTTAGCGCAACACCTTCACGATGGCGCTGCAGGTCAGAACCAGAACGCTAACCGGGCGGTTTCGGCGCTGCTGGGTCAGGTTCAGTCTGCAGCCTCGGCCCGGGCTCAGCTCTTCCCACTGGACATGCAGGGAAACCAGATCCTGCTGTACAGCCAGGCCTCTGGACTCCCGCTGGATGCTAGCGCGCCGCCTCTGGGGATGGCAGGTGGTATGATCGGAGGGTCATCCTTCAAAGGTCCCAGTATGGAGCATGGTGCGGTTCACCTGTCGGTGCAGGGTGGTTTGGGGGTGGATGGCGCAGAGAGCGGAGGAATCGGAGGTGGAGGCGGCAGCAGTGGCGGCGGCTCTGGGGGTTCAGGGAAAGTGTTCATGTGTCACTGCGGTAAGACGTTCACCCACAAGAGCATGAGGGACCGCCACATTAACATGCACCTGGACCTGCGGCCCTTCCACTGCCCCGTCTGCGCCAAGAAGTTCAAGATGAAGCATCACCTCACCGAGCACATGAAGACGCACACTGGCCTGAAGCCGTACGACTGCCTCGGCTGCGGCAAGAAGTTCATGTGGCGCGACAGCTTCATGAGGCACCGCTCGCACTGCGAGAGGCGTAGCGGGCTGGGAGAGAGCGGCGAAGGTGGAAGCGGCAGCGATGGagggaggagaggtggaggaggaggtgaggatggtCCAGATCTGAtttcctcccctcacctcctCCTGTCTGCAGGTGAGGGTGGGCAGGGAGGCATCCTGGGAGGTGGAGCGAGGGGAGGAACGTCAGTGTTGTCCCCGCAGCACGGCGGCCTCTCAGCCGCAGGAAGTGGCGGTGGTAACAGCAGCATGAGTAACAGCAGCAGTGCCGCTCTGAGCAACAACATGGCCGCTGCTGCAGGGGCGCTCCTCGGGGCAGTCTCCCAGAGCCAGGGTCAGGGATCTGTGATGTTTGGCGGTCTGGGGTTGGGTCGGGGTGCGTGTGAGGAAGACGTGTGCGAG ATGATGCTGCTGGTACCAGTTTGA